From a single Silene latifolia isolate original U9 population chromosome 6, ASM4854445v1, whole genome shotgun sequence genomic region:
- the LOC141587389 gene encoding F-box/LRR-repeat protein At4g14103-like isoform X2 has product MKESIPDLEPVLLNEWLHFPLTRDGVREIDLSIHVKQFAQLPQALFTRETLQVLKLDGSLGIHQVCAMPSFNLPNLKTLHLCYAGVFTDDSFLTRLVSSCPSLQDLKVLNCLWEHGDIISISSTSLRRLFLHIERSSKLYEKCSEHVLIDSPNLEYFTFLDNLALRYSITTMNALLKAEIYIGDIGDYHPRTWEDCFESLLSLLRGSSNASHLYLRGSCNEILEYYELKDDQLGVFHNLKHLELVTDWMTKWDKVLLDFLKRSPFLEILSFPKGLFEEGPNR; this is encoded by the exons ATGAAAGAGTCTATCCCTGACTTGGAACCTGTTCTTCTTAATGAGTGGTTACATTTTCCTTTAACCCGTGACGGTGTTAGGGAGATTGACTTGAGCATTCATGTTAAGCAATTTGCTCAGCTTCCCCAGGCGCTTTTCACTCGTGAGACATTGCAAGTCTTGAAGCTTGATGGCAGTCTTGGTATTCATCAAGTTTGTGCCATGCCTTCCTTTAATCTCCCAAACTTGAAAACACTTCACCTCTGTTATGCGGGTGTCTTTACTGACGACAGCTTTCTGACTAGGCTTGTTTCGAGCTGCCCTTCCCTCCAAGACCTTAAAGTCCTAAACTGTTTGTGGGAGCATGGAGATATTATTTCCATCTCCTCCACTTCACTTCGACGTTTGTTTTTACATATCGAAAGATCTAGTAAACTTTATGAGAAATGCAGTGAACATGTGCTTATTGATTCTCCTAATTTGGAGTACTTTACGTTTCTTGACAATTTGGCTCTTCGGTACTCTATAACAACTATGAATGCTCTTCTCAAAGCTGAGATATACATTGGAGATATTGGGGACTACCACCCTCGAACTTGGGAGGATTGTTTTGAAAGCCTGCTTAGCCTCCTTCGAGGATCGTCTAATGCTTCACATTTATACTTGAGAGGCTCTTGCAACGAG ATTCTAGAGTATTATGAGTTGAAGGATGATCAATTGGGAGTGTTTCACAATTTGAAACATCTAGAGCTGGTAACTGACTGGATGACTAAATGGGATAAAGTATTGTTGGATTTTTTAAAGCGTTCACCCTTCTTAGAGATACTGTCTTTTCCGAAG GGACTCTTTGAAGAAGGCCCAAACAGATGA
- the LOC141587389 gene encoding F-box/LRR-repeat protein At4g14103-like isoform X1 has product MRCAFNWRNTLDFDYTPLDLPLPIPRCETFKAFVSSVLKAFCSPYLSKFTLRIGRLANMKESIPDLEPVLLNEWLHFPLTRDGVREIDLSIHVKQFAQLPQALFTRETLQVLKLDGSLGIHQVCAMPSFNLPNLKTLHLCYAGVFTDDSFLTRLVSSCPSLQDLKVLNCLWEHGDIISISSTSLRRLFLHIERSSKLYEKCSEHVLIDSPNLEYFTFLDNLALRYSITTMNALLKAEIYIGDIGDYHPRTWEDCFESLLSLLRGSSNASHLYLRGSCNEILEYYELKDDQLGVFHNLKHLELVTDWMTKWDKVLLDFLKRSPFLEILSFPKGLFEEGPNR; this is encoded by the exons ATGAGGTGTGCATTCAACTGGAGAAATACCCTTGACTTTGACTATACGCCTCTAGACCTTCCCCTTCCAATCCCGCGTTGTGAAACATTTAAGGCGTTTGTGAGTTCTGTTCTCAAAGCATTCTGCTCTCCATACCTTTCCAAGTTTACACTTCGAATTGGCAGGTTGGCAAATATGAAAGAGTCTATCCCTGACTTGGAACCTGTTCTTCTTAATGAGTGGTTACATTTTCCTTTAACCCGTGACGGTGTTAGGGAGATTGACTTGAGCATTCATGTTAAGCAATTTGCTCAGCTTCCCCAGGCGCTTTTCACTCGTGAGACATTGCAAGTCTTGAAGCTTGATGGCAGTCTTGGTATTCATCAAGTTTGTGCCATGCCTTCCTTTAATCTCCCAAACTTGAAAACACTTCACCTCTGTTATGCGGGTGTCTTTACTGACGACAGCTTTCTGACTAGGCTTGTTTCGAGCTGCCCTTCCCTCCAAGACCTTAAAGTCCTAAACTGTTTGTGGGAGCATGGAGATATTATTTCCATCTCCTCCACTTCACTTCGACGTTTGTTTTTACATATCGAAAGATCTAGTAAACTTTATGAGAAATGCAGTGAACATGTGCTTATTGATTCTCCTAATTTGGAGTACTTTACGTTTCTTGACAATTTGGCTCTTCGGTACTCTATAACAACTATGAATGCTCTTCTCAAAGCTGAGATATACATTGGAGATATTGGGGACTACCACCCTCGAACTTGGGAGGATTGTTTTGAAAGCCTGCTTAGCCTCCTTCGAGGATCGTCTAATGCTTCACATTTATACTTGAGAGGCTCTTGCAACGAG ATTCTAGAGTATTATGAGTTGAAGGATGATCAATTGGGAGTGTTTCACAATTTGAAACATCTAGAGCTGGTAACTGACTGGATGACTAAATGGGATAAAGTATTGTTGGATTTTTTAAAGCGTTCACCCTTCTTAGAGATACTGTCTTTTCCGAAG GGACTCTTTGAAGAAGGCCCAAACAGATGA